The Aythya fuligula isolate bAytFul2 chromosome 7, bAytFul2.pri, whole genome shotgun sequence genome has a window encoding:
- the GPR26 gene encoding G-protein coupled receptor 26: MSIWEVILAFVVVVLMLVALLANVLVLMCFLYSADIRKQVPGLFILNLTFCNLLMTVSNMPLTLAGIIYKSQPGGDQICHIVGFLETFLTTNSMLSMAALSIDRWIAVVFPLSYHSKMRYRDAALILSYTWLHSVSFPIVAASLSWVGFHHLYASCTLYNKRPEDRTQFVIFTGVFHTLSFLLSLIVLCFTYLKVLKVARFHCKRIDVITMQTLVLLVDIHPSVRERCLEEQKRRRQRATKKISTFIGTFILCFAPYVITRLVELSSVVPINSHWGIISKCLAYSKVVSDPFVYSLLRNQYKKTWKDIINKILKRSSINSSALTSESHNRNILQLNE, encoded by the exons ATGAGCATCTGGGAGGTGATCCTGGCTTTCGTGGTGGTGGTGCTGATGCTCGTGGCCCTGCTGGCCAACGTGCTGGTGCTGATGTGCTTCCTGTACAGCGCTGACATCCGCAAGCAGGTCCCGGGATTGTTCATCCTCAACCTCACCTTCTGCAACCTGTTGATGACCGTTTCGAACATGCCCCTGACCTTGGCTGGGATCATTTACAAGAGTCAACCAGGAGGAGATCAGATCTGCCACATTGTGGGCTTCCTGGAGACTTTCCTCACCACGAACTCCATGCTGAGCATGGCAGCTTTGAGCATTGACAGGTGGATTGCTGTGGTCTTCCCTCTAAGTTATCACTCCAAAATGAGGTACAGAGATGCTGCTCTCATACTGAGCTACACGTGGCTGCACTCGGTGTCGTTCCCGATAGTGGCAGCTTCTCTCTCCTGGGTGGGTTTCCATCACCTCTATGCCTCCTGCACCCTGTACAATAAGAGACCAGAGGATAGGACACAGTTTGTGATTTTCACTGGGGTCTTTCACACCCtcagcttcctcctctcccttaTAGTCCTGTGTTTCACATATCTAAAAGTGCTGAAGGTGGCACGGTTTCACTGTAAGCGGATTGACGTGATCACTATGCAGACTCTGGTGCTGCTTGTGGACATCCATCCCAG TGTAAGAGAGCGTTGTCTGGAAGAACAAAAGAGACGGAGGCAACgagcaacaaagaaaataagtacCTTTATCGGTACTTTTATACTCTGTTTTGCACCTTATGTTATCACAAG ACTTGTTGAATTGTCCTCTGTGGTCCCCATCAATTCCCACTGGGGAATCATTTCCAAGTGCTTAGCTTACAGCAAAGTTGTTTCAGACCCTTTTGTGTACTCTTTGCTACGTAACCAGTACAAGAAGACATGGAAGGACATCATAAACAAGATCCTCAAAAGAAGCTCCATCAACTCCTCTGCCCTCACGAGTGAGTCGCACAACCGGAATATATTGCAACTGAACGAATGA